A DNA window from Ostrea edulis chromosome 5, xbOstEdul1.1, whole genome shotgun sequence contains the following coding sequences:
- the LOC125649215 gene encoding heat shock factor 2-binding protein-like isoform X1 has protein sequence MAKINGNQINKESENTLSHFVSEVNTKHDSILASWEKYREENIEHQNSAQDLLLVSRDDLSRLVIEIQKLTTKSTKPKSAAGRAAASLHATETLKDEIKQIRQQNQSNLTEISYLRTRCETAVAECQLEKQENIRLRHKVDLLTQQLSQQSEYCSSLGSACCTLLWRVSRNEDTIQSILIGRKVEEFLTLVSNTLSSYVMTYKSDWPDVKSDESQFVHALCGIITNIAASAFGRDFLINNPHGCLLIDTYIIVLEEAPTGKSSRLKNLILMGLYNVSINQSGIKYLSSKRGMMKLLAWLLQDEVATENQVNTLKLIQSMMSVDGSLNIIHELLEELPQSVLQEFQSDKNREIRELAKEIFSDIQNHVRHEQ, from the exons ATGGCAAAGATTAATGGGAACCAGATTAATAAGGAAAGCGAAAATACATTG AGCCACTTTGTTTCTGAAGTAAATACAAAGCATGACTCGATACTTGCTAGCTGGGAAAAGTATAGAGAGGAAAATATAGAACATCAAAATTCAGCACAG gATTTGCTGTTGGTCAGTCGAGATGATTTGTCCAGACTTGTCATTGAAATCCAAAAGCTGACGACAAAGTCAACCAAACCTAAATCTGCAGCTGGTAGAGCTGCCGCCTCTTTACATGCAACTGAGACACTGAAAGATG AGATCAAACAGATCAGACAACAGAACCAAAGCAACTTGACAGAGATATCGTATCTACGGACCCGATGTGAAACGGCGGTGGCAGAATGTCAACTGGAAAAACAG GAGAACATTCGGTTACGCCACAAGGTGGATTTGCTGACTCAACAGTTAAGCCAGCAGTCAGAGTACTGCTCCAGTCTCGGATCCGCCTGCTGCACTCTGTTATGGAGAGTTTCCAGAAATGAGGATACCATACAATCCATCCTTATTGGG AGGAAAGTAGAAGAGTTCCTGACCCTCGTTTCGAATACGCTCAGCAGTTACGTCATGACCTACAAATCTGATTGGCCTGACGTCAAATCTGATGAGAGTCAGTTTGTGCACGCTCTATGTGGGATCATCACTA ATATTGCGGCCTCTGCTTTTGGGAGGGACTTTTTAATTAACAATCCACATGGGTGTCTGTTGATCGATACGTACATCATAGTTCTGGAGGAAGCGCCCACTGGAAAGAGTTCACGACTGAAAAA TCTTATTCTAATGGGACTTTATAATGTGAGCATCAACCAGAGCGGTATAAAATACCTGTCTTCGAAACGCGGGATGATGAAATTATTAGCCTGGCTTCTACAAG ATGAAGTAGCCACAGAAAATCAAGtgaatactctgaagttgatccAGTCTATGATGTCAGTTGATGGCAGCCTTAACATCATACACGAACTACTTGAAGAG TTGCCCCAGTCCGTGTTGCAGGAGTTCCAGAG